A genomic region of Azoarcus sp. KH32C contains the following coding sequences:
- a CDS encoding cation:proton antiporter → MDPTIWPTWPLHFKAPFGLAIALLCAGLGGELVARFARVPRITGYSLAGLLMGPAVFGWFGRDDVAGLRIAVDLALALLLFELGVRLDVRWFRANPWILVSSVAEALLSFVLTFMVLRWLDYSNGMSATVAAIAVSTSPAVVMRVVAEIRAEGQVTQRLLALCALNVAYSLVLSNLIVGGMHGVFRNDWTAALLHPLYLIGGSLAIGAALAWAFRQLRRSLDLSDEQGVVVLFGLLLFVLALLKTFKLPGMLAPLIAGAIVKYMDPRPQLWPRHFGTAGGVLVVPLFMLTGMSVTLQEIAAGGLVGLALLLARAVGKTAGVALTGPVSGITRRQAIALGVALLPMSGVAFVIAEDIRLMYPDFGAKLVPIVMSMMVVMELLGPLAVQRALQRVSENCTGDR, encoded by the coding sequence ATGGATCCCACGATCTGGCCGACATGGCCGCTCCACTTCAAAGCCCCCTTCGGTCTCGCCATTGCACTGCTGTGCGCCGGCCTCGGCGGGGAACTGGTGGCACGCTTTGCGCGCGTGCCTCGCATCACCGGATATTCGCTCGCTGGCCTGCTGATGGGGCCCGCGGTCTTCGGCTGGTTCGGTCGCGATGACGTCGCCGGCCTGCGCATCGCCGTCGATCTCGCGCTGGCGCTGCTGCTCTTCGAGCTCGGGGTGCGGCTCGACGTGCGCTGGTTCCGCGCCAATCCCTGGATTCTGGTCTCCAGCGTCGCGGAGGCCTTGCTGAGCTTCGTGCTGACCTTCATGGTCCTGCGCTGGCTGGACTACAGCAACGGCATGTCGGCGACTGTTGCGGCAATCGCCGTCAGCACCTCGCCCGCGGTCGTGATGCGGGTCGTCGCCGAGATCCGCGCCGAAGGGCAGGTCACGCAGCGTTTGCTGGCCTTGTGCGCGCTCAACGTCGCCTATTCGCTGGTGCTGTCGAACCTGATCGTCGGCGGCATGCACGGCGTGTTCCGCAACGACTGGACGGCGGCGCTGCTGCATCCGCTCTATCTGATCGGCGGTTCGCTCGCGATCGGTGCGGCCCTTGCCTGGGCTTTCCGCCAGTTGCGGCGCAGCCTCGACCTGTCGGACGAGCAGGGCGTGGTCGTGCTCTTCGGCTTGCTGCTGTTCGTGCTCGCGCTGCTCAAGACGTTCAAGCTGCCGGGCATGCTCGCGCCGCTGATCGCCGGCGCGATCGTCAAGTACATGGACCCGCGCCCGCAGCTGTGGCCGCGCCACTTCGGCACCGCGGGCGGCGTCCTGGTCGTGCCGCTCTTCATGCTCACCGGCATGTCGGTGACGCTGCAAGAGATCGCGGCGGGCGGGCTCGTGGGGCTGGCGCTGCTGCTCGCGCGCGCGGTCGGCAAGACTGCCGGCGTCGCGCTGACCGGGCCGGTGAGCGGCATCACGCGGCGTCAGGCGATTGCGCTCGGTGTCGCACTGTTGCCAATGTCGGGCGTGGCCTTCGTGATCGCCGAGGACATCCGGCTGATGTATCCGGATTTCGGCGCGAAACTCGTACCCATCGTCATGAGCATGATGGTCGTGATGGAGCTGCTCGGGCCCCTTGCCGTTCAGAGGGCTTTGCAGCGCGTGAGCGAAAACTGCACGGGAGATCGATGA
- a CDS encoding VOC family protein, with amino-acid sequence MTQRPFKILGIQQIAIGGPSKDKLKTLWVDMLGLEVTGNFVSERENVDEDICAMGKGPFKVEVDLMQPLDPEKKPAVHATPLNHVGLWVDDLPTAVEWLSANGVRFAPGGIRRGAAGYDITFLHPKGNEEFPIGGEGVLVELVQAPAEVVEAFAKLAG; translated from the coding sequence ATGACGCAGCGCCCCTTCAAGATCCTCGGCATCCAGCAGATCGCCATCGGCGGCCCGAGCAAGGACAAACTCAAGACCTTGTGGGTCGACATGCTCGGTCTGGAAGTCACGGGCAACTTCGTCAGCGAGCGCGAGAACGTCGACGAGGACATCTGCGCGATGGGCAAGGGGCCGTTCAAGGTCGAGGTCGACCTGATGCAGCCGCTCGATCCGGAGAAGAAGCCCGCCGTGCACGCGACGCCGCTGAACCACGTCGGCCTGTGGGTGGACGACCTGCCGACGGCGGTCGAATGGCTGTCGGCCAACGGCGTGCGTTTTGCGCCGGGCGGCATCCGCCGCGGCGCCGCGGGCTACGACATCACCTTCCTGCATCCGAAGGGCAACGAGGAGTTCCCGATCGGCGGCGAAGGCGTTCTGGTCGAGCTGGTGCAGGCACCGGCGGAAGTCGTCGAAGCGTTCGCGAAGCTCGCGGGCTGA
- a CDS encoding gamma-glutamyl-gamma-aminobutyrate hydrolase family protein — MSRGPLRIGMSARLLHTPPQELGFPGKTLQYLEQSVAHWIMSHGALAFMMPTIGEHLGITRAAISVHDYVAAMDGLVLQGGADVSPSTYDEAPLRPEWAGDRIRDLYEIELLWEFVIQGKPVLGICRGMQLINVACGGTLYQDILEQRPGAHAHRDPVLYDQFHHEIEVEPGSMLSQIYPERPHGRVNSIHHQAVNKLGSDLAIEARSSGDRIVEAIRWLGSGFLFGTQWHPEFHVAGGDLLDGGPIMSSFLAAARAAAEN; from the coding sequence GTGAGCCGCGGTCCATTACGCATCGGAATGTCGGCCCGCCTGCTGCACACGCCGCCCCAGGAGCTCGGCTTTCCGGGCAAGACCCTGCAGTACCTCGAACAATCCGTCGCCCACTGGATCATGTCCCACGGGGCGCTGGCCTTCATGATGCCCACGATCGGCGAGCATCTGGGCATTACGCGCGCGGCGATCTCGGTGCACGACTACGTCGCGGCGATGGACGGGCTCGTGCTGCAGGGCGGGGCCGACGTCAGCCCGTCGACCTACGATGAAGCACCGCTGCGCCCGGAGTGGGCCGGCGACCGCATCCGCGACCTCTACGAGATCGAGCTGCTGTGGGAGTTCGTGATCCAGGGCAAGCCGGTGCTGGGCATCTGCCGCGGCATGCAGTTGATCAACGTGGCCTGCGGCGGGACGCTGTACCAGGACATCCTCGAACAGCGTCCGGGCGCGCATGCGCACCGCGATCCGGTGCTCTACGACCAGTTCCATCACGAGATCGAGGTCGAGCCCGGGTCGATGCTCTCGCAGATCTACCCCGAGCGGCCGCACGGTCGAGTGAATAGTATCCACCACCAGGCGGTGAATAAGCTTGGCAGTGACCTGGCAATCGAGGCGCGATCCAGCGGCGACCGGATCGTCGAGGCGATCCGCTGGCTCGGCAGCGGCTTCCTCTTCGGGACGCAGTGGCACCCGGAGTTCCACGTCGCCGGCGGCGACCTGCTCGACGGTGGTCCGATCATGTCATCGTTCCTCGCCGCAGCGCGGGCTGCGGCGGAGAATTAA
- a CDS encoding neutral zinc metallopeptidase: MLFRDGRESENVEDRRGEGGGGGFGFGGRSIGIGTVVLALVAAYFGIDPRVVLNTASVAPRPAQTQHAAPRPPAEDKLAHFASQVLADTEDTWGEIFRSGGARYEDPRLVLYTGATRSGCGVGQAAMGPFYCPADRKVYLDLSFFNEMERRFRAPGDFAQAYVIAHEVGHHVQNLMGISEKVQRARERMSERQGNQLSVRVELQADCFAGVWANHADRTRHVLEAGDVEEALAAATAIGDDQLQRQTQGRVVPDSFTHGSSAQRVRWFRVGLEKGSLKACDTFKVANP; encoded by the coding sequence ATGTTATTTCGTGACGGCCGGGAAAGCGAAAACGTCGAGGACCGGCGCGGCGAAGGAGGCGGGGGCGGATTCGGCTTCGGCGGCCGCAGCATCGGCATCGGCACGGTCGTGCTGGCACTCGTCGCAGCCTATTTCGGCATCGACCCGCGCGTCGTGCTCAACACGGCGAGCGTAGCGCCGCGGCCCGCGCAAACGCAGCACGCCGCACCGCGCCCGCCCGCCGAGGACAAGCTTGCGCACTTCGCCTCCCAGGTGCTCGCCGACACCGAAGACACCTGGGGCGAGATCTTCCGTTCGGGCGGCGCACGCTACGAGGACCCGCGGCTCGTGCTCTACACGGGCGCCACGCGCAGCGGCTGCGGAGTGGGTCAGGCGGCGATGGGACCGTTCTATTGTCCCGCCGACCGGAAGGTGTATCTCGACCTCTCCTTCTTCAACGAGATGGAGCGGCGCTTCCGCGCGCCCGGCGACTTTGCGCAGGCCTACGTGATCGCGCACGAGGTCGGCCACCACGTACAGAACCTGATGGGGATTTCGGAGAAGGTGCAGCGGGCGCGCGAGCGGATGTCCGAGCGCCAGGGCAACCAGCTGTCGGTGCGGGTCGAACTCCAGGCCGACTGCTTCGCCGGCGTCTGGGCGAACCATGCCGACCGCACCCGCCACGTGCTGGAGGCGGGCGACGTCGAGGAGGCGCTGGCCGCCGCGACCGCGATCGGCGACGACCAGCTTCAGCGCCAGACGCAGGGCCGCGTGGTGCCCGACAGCTTCACGCACGGCAGCTCCGCGCAGCGCGTGCGCTGGTTCCGCGTCGGCCTCGAAAAGGGCAGTCTCAAGGCCTGCGACACCTTTAAGGTGGCGAACCCCTGA
- a CDS encoding bifunctional diguanylate cyclase/phosphodiesterase: protein MMVQDEDLIDFADDVPPPSRRDGEPAARWTLLIVDDDEEVHAATRFVLKDVQLCGRPLRLLHANCAAEAAACLAREPDVAVILLDVVMESSDSGLMLVRHIRDTMQRSEVRIVLRTGQPGYAPELKVIRDYDINDYKTKAELTHTRLITTLTAAVRAYDQIRTIAENRRGLELIVSASADLMEAHALNTFAEGVLTQIAALLHLPGDGIVCAQKGSPLDDRDKVLHVVGAAGRLAPYISHPLEQLGDPEITAVIRDCIARKSHGFGPRHTVLYLHGSHHEAAVFLRTHALLEAGDRQLVTVFASNLSSCFGNIKLVERLNHLAFHDPLTGAGNRVSFLTDLAEAGAGERGSGLVACLLDLDRFTDINSALGHDVGDQLLLAVAARLAEAFPGCALARVHADGFGLIGPAALLTPERVFATLQAPFAAGEQQLAVTARLGRCQIEPGTSGNTLFRRAEMALTQARMSPDRRECDFKPAMEERTRRRLDLIRHLRHDFLANRLAVWYQPQVALVGDGLVGVEALLRWPSDDDFVQPPDVFIPLAEDSGLITAIGEWVLDQACATLHRLQQAGGPALRMAVNVSMPQFRLVDFPAAVARVLAAHGILPSALELEITESILMEEPGVVLDNLKALRESGVHISVDDFGTGYSSLGYLRELPIDTLKIDRSFVVEIDSGRGDLFAEMIVAIARKLGVGTIAEGVESAAQLSRLRELGCDIVQGFLYARPMPVEALEAWIAGRPKDHVRH, encoded by the coding sequence ATGATGGTCCAGGATGAAGATCTGATCGACTTCGCCGACGACGTCCCGCCACCCTCGCGGCGCGATGGGGAGCCGGCGGCGCGGTGGACGCTGCTGATTGTCGATGATGACGAGGAAGTCCATGCGGCCACGCGTTTCGTGCTCAAGGACGTACAGCTGTGCGGCCGTCCCTTGCGTCTGCTGCATGCCAACTGTGCCGCCGAAGCCGCCGCCTGCCTCGCGCGCGAGCCGGACGTCGCCGTCATCCTGCTCGACGTCGTGATGGAAAGCTCCGATTCCGGCCTGATGCTGGTCCGGCATATTCGCGACACGATGCAGCGCAGCGAGGTCCGCATCGTGCTGCGTACCGGTCAGCCGGGCTACGCGCCCGAGCTCAAGGTCATCCGCGACTACGACATCAACGACTACAAGACCAAGGCCGAGCTCACCCATACGCGTCTGATCACCACACTGACGGCTGCCGTGCGGGCCTACGACCAGATCCGCACGATCGCCGAGAACCGTCGTGGCCTCGAACTGATTGTCAGCGCGTCGGCCGATCTGATGGAAGCCCATGCGCTCAACACCTTCGCCGAAGGCGTGCTGACCCAGATCGCGGCGCTCCTGCACCTGCCCGGTGACGGCATCGTCTGCGCGCAGAAGGGCTCACCGCTCGACGATCGCGACAAGGTGCTGCACGTCGTCGGCGCCGCCGGGCGCTTGGCCCCTTACATTTCCCATCCGCTCGAACAGCTCGGTGACCCCGAGATCACTGCCGTGATCCGCGACTGCATCGCGCGCAAGTCGCACGGCTTCGGTCCGCGGCACACGGTGCTGTACCTGCACGGCAGCCATCACGAGGCGGCGGTGTTCCTGCGTACCCATGCCTTGCTGGAGGCGGGGGATCGCCAGCTCGTGACGGTCTTCGCATCCAACCTGTCGTCCTGTTTCGGCAACATCAAGCTCGTCGAGCGGCTCAATCACCTGGCCTTCCACGATCCGCTGACGGGCGCCGGCAACCGCGTGAGCTTCCTGACGGATCTCGCCGAGGCTGGCGCGGGCGAGCGTGGAAGCGGGCTCGTCGCCTGCCTGCTCGATCTCGACCGCTTCACCGACATCAACAGCGCACTGGGCCACGACGTCGGCGACCAGCTCCTGCTCGCGGTGGCGGCGCGGCTCGCCGAGGCCTTTCCCGGCTGCGCGCTCGCGCGCGTCCACGCCGACGGCTTCGGCCTCATCGGTCCGGCGGCGCTGCTCACGCCCGAACGGGTCTTCGCCACGCTGCAGGCGCCGTTTGCGGCCGGCGAACAGCAACTGGCCGTGACGGCGAGGCTCGGCCGCTGCCAGATCGAGCCCGGCACCTCCGGCAACACGCTATTCCGTCGCGCGGAAATGGCGCTCACGCAGGCGCGCATGTCACCCGATCGACGCGAGTGCGACTTCAAGCCGGCAATGGAGGAGCGTACGCGACGGCGCCTGGACCTGATCCGCCACTTGCGACACGACTTTCTCGCCAACCGGTTGGCCGTCTGGTACCAGCCCCAGGTCGCGCTTGTCGGCGACGGGCTGGTCGGCGTCGAAGCCTTGCTGCGCTGGCCGTCCGACGACGATTTCGTCCAGCCGCCGGACGTGTTCATCCCGCTCGCCGAAGACTCGGGCCTGATCACCGCGATCGGCGAATGGGTCCTCGACCAGGCTTGTGCCACCTTGCACCGCCTGCAGCAGGCCGGCGGCCCCGCGCTGCGGATGGCCGTCAACGTCAGCATGCCCCAGTTCCGCCTCGTGGATTTCCCGGCGGCGGTCGCGCGCGTGCTTGCCGCGCACGGTATTCTGCCGTCGGCGCTGGAGCTCGAGATTACCGAAAGCATCCTGATGGAGGAACCGGGTGTTGTCCTCGACAACCTGAAGGCGCTGCGGGAAAGCGGCGTGCACATCAGCGTCGACGACTTCGGCACCGGCTATTCGTCGCTCGGCTACCTGCGCGAACTCCCGATCGATACGCTCAAGATCGATCGATCCTTCGTCGTCGAGATCGATTCCGGGCGCGGCGATCTCTTCGCCGAAATGATCGTCGCGATCGCGCGCAAGCTCGGCGTCGGCACGATCGCGGAGGGCGTGGAATCGGCCGCCCAGCTCAGCCGCCTGCGCGAGCTTGGCTGCGACATCGTCCAGGGCTTCCTCTATGCCCGGCCGATGCCGGTCGAGGCGCTCGAAGCGTGGATCGCCGGCCGACCGAAGGACCACGTGCGCCACTGA
- a CDS encoding sensor histidine kinase — translation MPALPTRATAAMVDRPIPDDPEGLRSEVVRLKKIVRALMGRAERDMNARHTDFGWFQDTIRLEDQVRARTRELEEAQLHIERINRDLQSAKDRLEREVDERRRANAALEQAMEQLVQTEKLAALGSLVAGVAHELNTPLGNSLTVASALSQLVQGFNEQLEAGTLRKQTLVDFVAQCRDAASLLEKNCRRAAELIGNFKQVAVDQTSMRRRRFDLRQSIEEVLSTLHPKLKHTAYGLELAVPAGIELDSFPGPIEQIVANLVNNSLQHGFEGRSEGHIHIAAEVVSGGQILLHYSDDGAGIPDAIAKRVFDPFFTTRLGRGGSGLGLYIVYNLATAALGGTIELTSGAGRGARFDLRFPRVAPSTALRGEEHDGPG, via the coding sequence ATGCCAGCACTGCCGACCCGGGCGACGGCGGCCATGGTTGATCGGCCGATTCCGGATGATCCGGAGGGGCTGCGCAGCGAGGTCGTGCGCCTGAAGAAGATCGTGCGGGCGCTGATGGGGCGAGCCGAGCGCGACATGAACGCCCGCCACACGGATTTCGGCTGGTTCCAGGACACGATCCGGCTGGAGGATCAGGTGCGTGCCCGCACCCGCGAGCTGGAAGAGGCGCAGCTTCACATCGAGCGCATCAATCGCGACCTGCAGAGCGCGAAGGACAGGCTCGAGCGCGAGGTGGACGAGCGCCGGCGCGCGAATGCCGCGCTGGAGCAGGCGATGGAGCAACTGGTGCAGACCGAGAAGCTCGCCGCGCTGGGCAGCCTCGTCGCCGGCGTCGCACACGAGCTCAATACGCCGCTGGGCAATTCCCTGACCGTCGCGTCGGCCTTGAGCCAGCTGGTTCAGGGGTTCAACGAGCAACTGGAGGCGGGCACCTTGCGCAAGCAGACGCTGGTCGATTTTGTCGCGCAGTGCCGCGATGCGGCCTCGCTGCTCGAGAAGAATTGCCGACGCGCCGCCGAATTGATCGGGAACTTCAAGCAGGTGGCCGTGGATCAGACGAGCATGCGCCGTCGTCGCTTCGACCTGCGGCAGTCGATCGAGGAGGTCTTGTCGACCCTGCACCCCAAGCTCAAGCACACGGCCTACGGTCTCGAGCTCGCGGTGCCGGCGGGGATCGAGCTCGACAGCTTTCCCGGGCCGATCGAGCAGATCGTCGCGAACCTCGTGAACAATTCGCTGCAGCACGGCTTCGAGGGGCGCTCGGAAGGGCACATCCATATCGCGGCGGAAGTGGTCAGCGGCGGCCAGATCCTGCTGCACTACAGCGACGACGGTGCGGGCATTCCGGACGCGATCGCGAAGCGCGTCTTCGACCCCTTCTTTACGACGCGGCTCGGCCGCGGTGGAAGCGGACTCGGTCTATACATCGTATACAACCTCGCGACGGCCGCCCTCGGGGGCACGATTGAACTGACGAGCGGAGCGGGCCGCGGAGCGCGCTTCGACCTGCGCTTTCCGCGCGTGGCGCCTTCAACGGCCTTGAGGGGAGAGGAGCATGATGGTCCAGGATGA
- a CDS encoding YbdK family carboxylate-amine ligase — translation MMALEAFGQSRPLTLGVELELQIVNTHDYDLVGGAEDLLRTLAKRELPGDVKPEITDSMIEVSTGICEHYADVSEQLTAIRDALVEAAGKFNVGICGGGTHAFQHWGERRIFDAPRFHHLSELYGYLAKQFTVFGQHVHIGCPGPDVALYLLHSLSRYLPHFIALSASSPFVQGSDTGFQSARLNSVFAFPLSGRAPFVESWADFETFFDKMTATGVVESMKDFYWDIRPKPEFGTIEVRVMDTPLTVRRAAQLAAYIQSVARYLLVERPLRPAEDDYLVYTFNRFEACRFGLAGTFVDPRTHEHRSIAEDILATMDRIEQHAIELKADVPCRELREMVAFGRNDAESLRADFAETRSLNDMVRLQCLRWKT, via the coding sequence ATGATGGCACTGGAAGCTTTCGGCCAGTCGCGTCCGTTGACCCTGGGGGTCGAACTCGAACTGCAAATCGTCAATACCCATGACTACGATCTCGTCGGCGGCGCCGAGGACCTGCTGCGCACCCTCGCCAAGCGCGAGCTGCCGGGCGACGTGAAACCCGAAATCACGGACAGCATGATCGAGGTGTCGACCGGCATCTGCGAGCACTATGCGGACGTCAGCGAACAGCTCACCGCGATCCGGGACGCCCTCGTCGAGGCGGCGGGCAAGTTCAACGTCGGTATCTGCGGCGGCGGCACGCACGCCTTCCAGCACTGGGGCGAGCGCCGCATCTTCGATGCGCCGCGCTTCCACCACCTGTCGGAGCTGTATGGCTATCTCGCCAAGCAGTTCACGGTGTTCGGCCAGCACGTGCACATCGGCTGCCCGGGGCCGGACGTCGCGCTCTACCTGCTGCATTCGCTGTCGCGCTACCTGCCGCATTTCATCGCGCTGTCGGCCTCGTCCCCCTTCGTCCAGGGCTCGGATACCGGTTTCCAGTCCGCGCGCCTGAACTCGGTGTTCGCCTTCCCGCTGTCGGGGCGCGCACCCTTCGTCGAGTCGTGGGCGGACTTCGAAACCTTCTTCGACAAGATGACCGCGACCGGCGTCGTCGAGAGCATGAAGGACTTCTACTGGGACATCCGCCCCAAGCCCGAATTCGGGACGATCGAGGTGCGCGTGATGGACACGCCGCTCACGGTGCGCCGTGCGGCGCAGCTTGCCGCCTACATCCAGTCGGTGGCGCGCTACCTGCTCGTCGAGCGGCCGCTGCGGCCGGCCGAGGACGACTACCTGGTCTATACTTTCAACCGCTTCGAGGCTTGTCGTTTCGGCCTGGCCGGCACTTTCGTCGATCCCCGCACGCACGAGCACCGCAGCATCGCCGAGGACATCCTGGCGACGATGGACCGCATCGAGCAGCATGCGATCGAGCTCAAGGCCGACGTCCCGTGCCGCGAATTGCGCGAGATGGTCGCCTTCGGGCGCAACGATGCCGAAAGCCTGCGCGCGGACTTCGCCGAAACGCGTTCGCTCAACGACATGGTCCGCCTGCAATGCCTGCGCTGGAAGACGTAG
- the nifA gene encoding nif-specific transcriptional activator NifA, whose amino-acid sequence MSKTPVRNEHLQLVTIYEISKILGEPLELPKMLRKILNVFAIYFETRQGTISLVHESGELHLVGASGMSGDEFRKCRECVGDGLPGRIFKTGMPIVIPDITKEPQFQHCQGCTVELESHGRRVAYIGVPIKTGREVVGVMGIERVIFNPSHRFDEDVNLLKMVANLIGQAVRLHREAGVSEGAPAADPHVVAVPRRRERYSLENVVGNSSSMQKVFAEVHQSAPSRSTILLRGESGTGKEVIARSIHYLSPRRDGPFIKVNCAALSETLLESELFGHEKGAFTGAQFERKGRFELANGGTLFLDEIGEISLAFQAKLLRVLQEREFERVGGNRPIKVDVRLITATNRDLERAVTKGEFRSDLYYRINVVSIFMPPLRERREDIPALVQHFLTRYCSDNDRELDIAPEAMHILKHCYWPGNVRELENCIERTATMTRGGVIRETNIPCHFNRCLTQVLHVLSTEDSCETPVRSSFGTVPIKQVPMEPESAKAPQPSPDLSERDTLLWALEQSRGVQAKAARLLNLSPRQFGYALQKHEIRVKKF is encoded by the coding sequence ATGAGCAAGACTCCGGTCCGTAACGAGCATCTCCAGCTGGTGACGATCTATGAGATCAGCAAGATCCTGGGCGAGCCCCTGGAGCTGCCGAAGATGCTGCGCAAGATCCTCAACGTCTTCGCGATCTACTTCGAAACCCGCCAGGGCACGATCAGCCTGGTGCACGAATCCGGCGAATTGCACCTCGTCGGTGCAAGCGGGATGTCCGGCGACGAATTCCGCAAGTGCCGCGAATGCGTCGGCGACGGACTGCCGGGACGCATCTTCAAGACCGGCATGCCCATCGTGATCCCGGATATCACGAAGGAGCCGCAGTTCCAGCACTGCCAGGGCTGCACCGTCGAGCTCGAAAGCCATGGCCGGCGCGTCGCCTACATCGGCGTGCCGATCAAGACCGGCCGCGAGGTCGTGGGCGTGATGGGCATCGAACGCGTGATCTTCAATCCGTCTCACCGCTTCGACGAGGACGTGAATCTGCTGAAGATGGTCGCGAACCTGATCGGACAGGCGGTGCGGCTGCACCGGGAGGCCGGGGTATCCGAGGGTGCGCCTGCCGCCGATCCGCACGTCGTCGCCGTGCCCCGGCGGCGCGAGCGCTATAGTCTCGAGAACGTCGTCGGCAACTCGTCGTCGATGCAGAAGGTGTTCGCCGAGGTGCATCAATCGGCGCCGTCGCGCTCGACGATCCTGCTGCGCGGCGAAAGCGGCACCGGCAAGGAGGTGATCGCGCGCTCGATCCACTACCTGAGCCCGCGCCGCGACGGCCCCTTCATCAAGGTGAACTGTGCGGCGCTGTCAGAGACGCTGCTCGAATCGGAACTCTTCGGCCACGAAAAGGGTGCCTTCACCGGCGCGCAGTTCGAGCGCAAGGGGCGCTTCGAGCTCGCCAACGGCGGCACGCTCTTCCTCGACGAGATCGGTGAAATCTCGCTCGCCTTCCAGGCGAAGCTCTTGCGCGTGCTGCAGGAGCGCGAGTTCGAGCGCGTCGGCGGCAACCGACCGATCAAGGTCGATGTGCGGCTGATCACCGCGACCAACCGCGACCTGGAGCGCGCGGTCACGAAAGGCGAGTTCCGCTCGGACCTCTACTACCGCATCAACGTCGTGAGCATTTTCATGCCGCCGCTGCGCGAGCGCCGCGAGGACATCCCGGCACTCGTGCAGCACTTCCTGACGCGCTACTGCAGTGACAACGACCGCGAGCTCGACATCGCCCCCGAGGCGATGCATATCCTGAAGCACTGCTACTGGCCGGGGAACGTGCGCGAACTGGAAAACTGCATCGAGCGCACGGCGACGATGACGCGCGGCGGCGTGATCCGCGAAACGAACATCCCCTGCCACTTCAACCGCTGCCTGACGCAGGTGCTGCACGTATTGAGCACCGAGGACAGCTGCGAAACCCCGGTGCGGAGCAGCTTCGGCACGGTTCCGATCAAGCAGGTCCCGATGGAGCCGGAGTCCGCGAAGGCGCCGCAGCCATCGCCAGACTTGTCGGAACGCGACACGCTGCTGTGGGCGCTGGAGCAGTCGCGCGGCGTGCAGGCGAAGGCGGCGCGGCTGCTAAACCTGTCGCCGCGCCAGTTCGGCTACGCGCTGCAGAAGCACGAGATCCGCGTGAAGAAGTTTTGA